From the Acidilutibacter cellobiosedens genome, one window contains:
- a CDS encoding zinc-dependent alcohol dehydrogenase, with translation MKMKVAVMEDIKKMSVKEMDVPEVGAGEVLVKIYQCNICTTDWQTWAGLRKSQGRKLPWVPGHEMSGEIIEIGENVRPELKVGMHVGFIAQGSRACGECFYCRMGHTSRCLNKPKQIEIDGIEGYFGMAQYFVVNSKRVLKLGDDLPYEEGGYLEPTSTAVHGIKRLRVKPNDNVLVIGAGNLGLVNAQVAKIYGGNVLVSEINEERCKIAQSLGLATINPSKEDIAKRVEEITEGRGMDAVILAVGNTKANDQGIQLLSTMGRILFFASGYPTPELNIDSNKIHYNEYELIGTYGADFSDYVIAADLLSKRLVKVDKMISYKVPINEVQRAFELAATPGNYRVSVSMW, from the coding sequence ATGAAGATGAAAGTAGCAGTAATGGAAGATATAAAAAAGATGAGTGTAAAAGAAATGGATGTGCCGGAAGTTGGAGCGGGAGAAGTGTTAGTGAAGATTTATCAATGTAATATATGTACGACGGATTGGCAGACATGGGCAGGACTTCGTAAATCTCAGGGAAGAAAGTTACCATGGGTGCCCGGCCATGAAATGTCGGGAGAAATAATAGAAATAGGAGAAAATGTAAGGCCTGAATTGAAAGTAGGTATGCATGTAGGATTTATTGCTCAGGGAAGCAGAGCATGCGGAGAATGTTTTTATTGTCGTATGGGGCATACGAGCAGATGCCTTAATAAGCCGAAACAAATTGAAATTGATGGTATTGAAGGATATTTTGGAATGGCTCAATACTTTGTCGTAAATTCAAAGAGAGTTTTAAAGTTGGGGGACGATTTGCCATATGAGGAAGGCGGTTACTTAGAACCTACTTCCACAGCAGTTCATGGAATAAAAAGGCTCAGAGTAAAGCCAAATGATAATGTTCTTGTAATAGGAGCAGGTAATTTGGGACTTGTTAATGCACAAGTGGCGAAAATATACGGAGGGAATGTACTTGTAAGTGAAATTAATGAAGAAAGATGTAAAATAGCCCAGTCCCTTGGTTTAGCGACTATAAATCCGTCTAAGGAGGATATAGCTAAAAGAGTTGAAGAAATAACAGAGGGAAGGGGAATGGATGCGGTTATACTTGCAGTTGGAAATACTAAAGCCAACGACCAGGGGATACAATTGCTTTCAACAATGGGAAGAATATTATTCTTTGCATCTGGCTATCCCACTCCGGAACTTAATATAGATTCAAATAAGATTCATTATAACGAATATGAGCTTATAGGAACTTATGGAGCGGATTTTTCGGATTATGTGATAGCTGCGGATCTGCTCAGCAAAAGGCTTGTAAAAGTAGATAAAATGATTTCATATAAAGTTCCTATTAATGAAGTTCAGAGGGCTTTTGAGCTTGCAGCTACTCCGGGTAATTATCGTGTTTCAGTATCCATGTGGTAA
- the dapA gene encoding 4-hydroxy-tetrahydrodipicolinate synthase: protein MKKLKGIITAMVTPFHEDESLDLVSAKKMARWLVSKGVHGLFIAGTNGEFHLLTDDEKVELTKAIVEEVGGEIVICAGSGCCSTMQTINLTRRLVDAGADYISVVTPYYLVPTQEDLYLHYKAIADQTEAKIILYNIPGQTGINIEPKIVDKLAELPNIVAIKDSSGNFENQKEYIKISKHKDFMVLNGSDSLMLDAFKAGAVASVAATSNVLPDIEVKLYDEYLKGDLVKAQEQRNKIDLLRMNLKKCVAPSVMKATLNLMGIQAGITRKPISMPKDEVINDIKNMIKAYDL from the coding sequence ATGAAAAAATTAAAAGGTATTATAACAGCTATGGTTACACCATTTCATGAAGACGAAAGCCTTGATTTAGTTTCAGCGAAAAAGATGGCAAGATGGTTGGTTAGTAAAGGTGTTCATGGTTTATTTATAGCTGGGACAAATGGGGAATTTCACCTGCTTACCGATGATGAAAAGGTTGAGTTGACAAAGGCAATCGTTGAAGAGGTAGGTGGAGAAATTGTTATTTGTGCAGGTTCAGGTTGCTGCAGTACTATGCAAACGATTAATCTTACAAGAAGATTAGTTGATGCAGGGGCAGACTATATTTCTGTTGTTACACCATATTATTTGGTACCGACACAAGAAGATTTATATTTGCATTATAAAGCAATTGCTGATCAGACAGAAGCTAAAATTATTTTATATAATATACCCGGACAAACGGGAATTAACATTGAACCCAAGATTGTTGATAAATTAGCCGAATTACCCAATATAGTGGCAATTAAGGACAGCAGCGGAAACTTTGAGAATCAAAAGGAATATATTAAGATTTCAAAACATAAAGACTTTATGGTGCTTAACGGTTCGGATTCCTTAATGTTAGACGCATTTAAAGCAGGCGCGGTTGCCAGTGTCGCGGCAACTTCCAATGTTTTACCTGATATTGAGGTAAAGTTGTATGATGAGTATTTAAAAGGTGATTTGGTAAAAGCCCAAGAGCAAAGGAATAAAATAGATTTATTAAGAATGAATTTAAAAAAATGTGTAGCACCCAGTGTTATGAAAGCAACATTGAATCTAATGGGAATTCAAGCCGGGATAACAAGAAAACCAATCAGTATGCCGAAAGACGAAGTGATTAATGATATTAAAAATATGATAAAAGCCTATGATTTATAA
- a CDS encoding phosphoglycerate dehydrogenase has product MSRGKIVITPRPFNTKGMYFIDLLESRGYEVDYNSLNRRFLHEELLDKIEDADAIITGNDLLNEEILKESKQLKVISKYGVGLDNIDVKYANKMGIKVCKALGANSRSVAEMTILMMLSASRDFVNISNQAKNGNEERVIGQELYGKTLGILGLGAIGKKVAKIALSFEMKVIAYDPYVMQSDSELIELVSQNRLIQESDYISLHIPLTENTAGIINKSVFDRMKESAILINSARAGLVENKALYQALTEGKIRYVIEDVELKERDKAIIDLPNYSITPHAASFTVESDNNTMKIAVDNVLKVLEGGSI; this is encoded by the coding sequence ATGAGCAGGGGAAAAATTGTAATTACACCAAGACCGTTTAATACAAAAGGTATGTATTTTATCGATTTATTGGAATCAAGAGGATATGAGGTCGATTATAATTCATTAAATCGTAGATTTTTACATGAAGAACTGCTTGACAAGATTGAGGATGCCGATGCAATAATTACAGGAAATGATTTACTGAATGAGGAAATTCTCAAAGAATCAAAACAGTTAAAGGTGATATCAAAATATGGGGTTGGTTTGGACAACATTGATGTTAAGTATGCAAATAAAATGGGTATCAAAGTATGCAAAGCATTGGGAGCAAACTCAAGATCAGTTGCCGAAATGACAATATTGATGATGTTATCGGCATCCAGAGATTTTGTAAATATAAGTAACCAAGCAAAAAATGGTAATGAAGAAAGGGTTATCGGGCAAGAACTATACGGGAAAACTTTAGGAATCTTAGGGTTAGGTGCAATTGGGAAAAAAGTTGCCAAAATAGCTCTTAGTTTTGAAATGAAAGTAATTGCGTATGATCCGTATGTTATGCAGAGTGATTCTGAATTAATTGAACTTGTTTCCCAAAACAGACTTATTCAGGAATCGGATTATATAAGTTTGCATATACCGTTAACCGAAAATACGGCAGGAATTATTAATAAGTCCGTATTTGACCGAATGAAAGAAAGTGCTATTTTAATAAACAGTGCAAGAGCAGGATTGGTTGAAAACAAAGCCCTTTATCAAGCATTAACTGAAGGAAAAATTCGATACGTTATTGAAGATGTCGAATTAAAAGAACGGGATAAAGCTATTATTGATTTACCAAACTATAGCATTACACCCCATGCGGCATCTTTCACGGTTGAATCAGATAATAATACAATGAAAATTGCAGTTGATAATGTATTAAAAGTTTTAGAGGGAGGATCAATATGA
- a CDS encoding PTS system mannose/fructose/sorbose family transporter subunit IID, whose amino-acid sequence MVKKSEQKIKNELITKKDIKKAWFHWNAFSETSLNFERLQALAFCNSMLDILKKLYPNKEDLSEALKRHLTMYNTQANWGTVINGITIALEEKAASETEEEKKTTNELITSLKTGLMGPIAGIGDTLDFGTFRPIVMGICIPFAMNGSFFGSLIPLIYQVTYMWFISKFAIQIGYQKGKNSIVEILHSGKIRKIIAGAGMFGLFMMGALSATYVKITTPLKITTGGGNTIVIQDMLDKIVPSLLPILVVFAIYFYIQKRGPHYLRILLCILVASLGLTFLGVL is encoded by the coding sequence ATGGTAAAAAAAAGTGAACAGAAAATAAAAAATGAACTTATTACTAAAAAAGATATAAAAAAAGCTTGGTTTCATTGGAATGCTTTTTCTGAAACATCTTTAAACTTTGAAAGACTTCAGGCCTTGGCATTCTGTAATTCAATGTTAGATATTTTGAAAAAATTGTATCCGAACAAAGAAGATTTGTCAGAAGCACTCAAACGTCATTTAACAATGTATAATACGCAAGCTAATTGGGGAACCGTTATTAATGGTATTACGATTGCTTTGGAAGAAAAAGCTGCAAGTGAAACTGAAGAAGAGAAAAAAACCACAAATGAGTTAATTACAAGTCTAAAAACAGGATTGATGGGACCGATTGCCGGCATTGGAGATACTTTAGATTTCGGGACTTTTAGGCCGATTGTTATGGGAATTTGTATTCCTTTTGCAATGAATGGTTCTTTCTTTGGTTCATTAATTCCTCTGATTTATCAAGTAACTTATATGTGGTTTATCAGTAAGTTTGCAATACAAATAGGTTATCAGAAGGGAAAGAATTCAATTGTTGAGATATTACATTCAGGTAAAATCCGTAAGATTATTGCGGGTGCCGGAATGTTTGGGTTGTTTATGATGGGGGCATTGTCCGCGACCTATGTTAAAATTACAACTCCTTTAAAGATAACGACAGGGGGAGGAAATACTATTGTAATTCAGGATATGCTTGATAAAATTGTTCCGTCGTTATTACCAATTCTTGTTGTTTTTGCAATATACTTTTATATTCAAAAAAGGGGTCCGCACTATTTGCGAATTTTACTGTGTATTTTAGTTGCCAGTTTGGGACTGACCTTTTTAGGAGTTTTGTAA